A window of Miscanthus floridulus cultivar M001 chromosome 12, ASM1932011v1, whole genome shotgun sequence genomic DNA:
atgctcagacatcaccagcgacgccgaggactcctcgctcctcggtgctcggtcatcgccagcgactccaggggctcctcgctcctcggtgctcggacatcgctagcgacactggggactcctcgctttttggtgctcgaacatcgccagtgacgccggggactcctcgctcctcggtactcggacatcgctagtgacgtcgtggactcctcgctcctcggtgctcaggtcatcgccagctacatcgggaactcctcggtgcttggacatcgccagctacgccgggaccTCCTCGCTGCTtcgacgtcgccagctacgccgaggactcctcggtgcttagacatcgccagctacgcctaGGGACTctccggtgctcggacatcaccagctacgctagggactcctcggtgctcagacatcgccagctatgccggggactcctcgttgctTAGACGTCGCCAATTgtgccgggaactcctcggtgcttagacatcgccgcctatgccggggactcctcgagtcctcggtgctcggacatcaccagctacaccgGGGGCTCCTCGGCGCTTGGACATCGcccttggtggtcagatcttgctatgtctcatcggtgtgctatcaagctgctccatgttgtttggatcagagtgctgatcttgggcaacacgtctagggtcttgatacgcgcatgtcaaatgacatcggcaaagctttcagacttctttttctttgaccctgctacaagattcattcttcatcttttagcaggctcggggactaagtgggcacacttcacattgcgataaatgtgcttgttctcatctcgaggctacgcccggggactggctgcctgttcggctggtcttctactttctgaccctggcaccacatgactacgtcacctactgtcaggctcggggactagctgtgggggtatggcccccggtatccacaagacaagacatgggtccgcgccatcagaggtggtccagcccacaagatcaaggtgtgcacggcgctgctcggcgtgtaccacaagctattgtatagtaccaaatatgatactttttttataaccctgcccctccagagtatataaggagaggcaggggtcccctagtggacagatcgatacatctcatactcaatacaatacaacaaagatgcaggacgtaggatattacgtcgatcaaacggtccgaacctgtctaaatcgctatctctacgCCTTGtagtcaccatctggttcctgatcacgcgcacctccaccgatcaatctatcatcgcgggatacccctcgatggactgccgagcatcttttgtggACATGCATAATAGATAATCCCTCTGTCTATGAATACAATGTGTTTTTCTTTACTTATATTTTACTTATACAATGCAGATAAGGCTACTGTTTTTGCTAAAGCAATTTTGACAAGTTTTTTGAAAGTAATATATAGCAAAAGGTGTAGGAAATATATTTTGGTAATGTTCTAAAATTACTTTCTTGTCATCCACCTAACATATACTATTTGTATTAGCAATCTATTCAGTCACATCATATATATTAATTTATATAAATAGGGGTAGGATTTTAGTTACTTATATCAAAGACAACACTATTTCTTGTGGTGAAACATATCTATTTGGGTTCAAGTATTCGACTTAGTACGGAGGCTTGAATGTTTCtataattatttcaaaatttaatAATGTTGATATTATAGTGATAGACGACGTGTACGTTGATCTTCCAGCTCGGTCTTTCAAAGGTGGGAGTACGATTCACATGTGACCTTTTATAGAGGTAAGTGCACACATGTGTCTAAATACATTTACGTCTATACTTTGTGATAATTCATAAAAGAAATCCCTAAAAAAGTTTATTGCTAATTAGAATTTGGACAAATCAACCTCACAGCAGAATTTGTCTGCCTAGCAGAGACACTGCGACGAGCCTCAATTGCAGCCATTCAAAACTTGTAATTGGCATTCAGGGTAGTCCCCACCTAGTGCTAGGTGGGACCCGAGGGGAATCCTTGACTCTAGTCCAGAGGGGACATCCAAAGATCCAGTTATTGGCAGATGCTCAGATAGTGAGATGCCACAGAAAACAATGTTTTGCATAGTCTCTTTTTTTTTCATGGTGCTCGTGGCCGGCGTTGTTGATGTTCACTGATCTATTGATCCTCCGGGCCTAAACCGGTCGAGGCTGCTGGCCGACTGGAGGCCCATGTTCCAGAACTCGTCGTAGTACTCCTGGTAAGTGAATGGGCGGTAGGCCAGAGGGTGGCCGTCGTCCACCAGCGCGTCGGCCGGCACGATCACCGCGTCCGGGGACGGGCAGTAAAACGTCGGCACCGAGATCCGCTCGCTCTCGCTGTTGACGATCACGCGGTGGAGCACGCTCTTGTATCGGTCGTTGCTCAGTGCCTGCATCCAATACAATACAATAGGCAAATGAATTTGTTAGTTCAGCAAGTCCAGATTACGATCGTCATACACTGGCAACAAGAACGACCAGCAGTTCCAACTTGCAAGTGAATTGAAGTGTTTTGTGTTATATTACCTGCATCTGGTCTCCGATGTTGATGACCAGCGCGTTGGGCACGGGGTTGACGGCCACCCAGCGGCCGCCACGCTGCACCTGGAGGCCGGAGACGCCATCCTGGAGCAGCAGCGTGATGGCATTGGGGTCCTTGTGGCCCGGCAGCCCGTAGGTGAGCTCCGGCTGCGGGCACGGCGGGTAGTAGTTCACCGCCATGTGCTGCGCGTGCCTCCCCATGGCCGCTACCATGTGGCTCCGCTCCAGGCCCAGGCTCTCCGATATGGCCTCCAGCAGCCTCAGCGCCAGCGCCCTCGCTTCCGTCGCGTAGGTGCCCACCACTTCCCTGTCAAGCAACCACCACGTACGACTTGTCAATTTTGCCATGCTGCATGCGTCGAGCTGTATTTTTCGGTGAAGGAATAGCAACAACACGGTCGACTTTCTGTCATAGTCGTTCAATTGTTTGTctctttcattcatgctttcaggAATGGTCAACGTCGAACATGTACTCATTTCAAGTTTCAGTTTGACAAGTCCTTCCTTTtgttgaaaagaaaaaagaaaaagtttGAGTTTGACAAATTAACAGGTCATCTAGTTGATTTGGTACGAACGGACCAAACACACCATTGTGCAGAGAACAATCAGAAAGCCGTAAAGTCAGCTAGCTGCACTGCAGATCGAGAAAACACAAATTCAGAGACGGATTGAGAATGGATGGTCACCTGAAGGACGGCGGGTTTGACGGCCACTGGTCGACGAAGCTCTCGAGCGGGTAGCAATGCAGGCGCAGGAAGTCGCGCCAGTTGCTCACCTTCTCCGTGCGCACGTTGAAGCTGGTGGACAGCCGGATCGCCTTCTTGGGGTCGTCGGAGTAGCACTTGAGCCGCTCCGACTCCGGCAGGTGGAAGAACTCCCGCGCCACGCGCAGCATCCCCTCCACGACCGCCGCCGGGATGCCGTGGTTCGTCACCTGTCCACGTACGCTAACCAGTGTCAGCCTGGTTGTTAGTTTGTTCCATAAGGTTCGTCACTTCGTCGTGGTCCGTTACGGTCAGTACGTACCATGAAGAAGCCGTCGGATTCGCAGGCCCTGCCGATGGCCTCCACCACCTTAGGGCGCTCCGGCCCGTTGAGCTTCTTGAGGTCGATGAGCGGGATCCCGGCGCCGGACTCGTTGTCGACATTGGCGAGGTCCGGGCGGTCTCCGACAGGCCTGATGTGGCTCAATGGGACTTTCCCGATCTGTGCCACGAGATCGCTGAGGAGAGGCTTGGAAATGGCTGGGGCCATGTTATGTTACCGTGAGCTAATTAAGCTCGCTCTTGGGGCTGGACGAAGCTGGATTGTGCTGTGTGCTGGCAATTTTTACTAGCTACTAGTTGTGGTTTAGCTCGTGCAATGGCAAATTTGTGCTGGTGACATAGCATGCTCCGGTTTGCTGCTCTTTTTATAGGCATCCCGGTGGCTCCAGAGCACTAGATTGACTGAACAGCCGAACCACAATGGTTTGTCGGAGTCGCAATTGAGCTGTGGCTTAATTTCACAAGCGAAAACGACCGAGAGAACGACATGTCGACACGCCGGATCACCTTCATCCAGCTCGAAAAATGCCGCGTGATTAATCTTGGCAGCCTGGAGAACGAACCCAAGGTTTCCAGTCGGCTGCCGACCAGGACTTGTTGGTTGCCGCCGTTGCCGGCGCCGCCCGTGTTCTCCGTCTAGAGCACTCGCCGTGCCTACCCATGCCACCTGAGCCTCCAACCCGGCCGTGACGAGTGACGACGGGTCGCCATCGTGCCGCGAACGTCGGCGCGCAGTTAGACCTTGGCCGGGAGAGGATCAGCCCGACACGCATACCCGGCCCCGGAGGTCCGTCATCTGCCACGCATGGCATTACGAAAACGATGGAAATCTAGCCACACGAGACGTCTAGTATACACATGTAGGCTCCACGAGACCACGAGTTATCACCGTCGCCGTCCCGGAGCCACAGCACCGACACGCGCTCTACTAGGCGGTGCCCACCCGCATGGCCGCATGTGCCGCGGCGGATGCGCCAC
This region includes:
- the LOC136497230 gene encoding protein DMR6-LIKE OXYGENASE 1-like isoform X2, which codes for MSTTSPAPGSRSSTSRSSTGRSALRWWRPSAGPANPTASSCVRGQVTNHGIPAAVVEGMLRVAREFFHLPESERLKCYSDDPKKAIRLSTSFNVRTEKVSNWRDFLRLHCYPLESFVDQWPSNPPSFREVVGTYATEARALALRLLEAISESLGLERSHMVAAMGRHAQHMAVNYYPPCPQPELTYGLPGHKDPNAITLLLQDGVSGLQVQRGGRWVAVNPVPNALVINIGDQMQALSNDRYKSVLHRVIVNSESERISVPTFYCPSPDAVIVPADALVDDGHPLAYRPFTYQEYYDEFWNMGLQSASSLDRFRPGGSIDQ
- the LOC136497230 gene encoding protein DMR6-LIKE OXYGENASE 1-like isoform X1, which produces MAPAISKPLLSDLVAQIGKVPLSHIRPVGDRPDLANVDNESGAGIPLIDLKKLNGPERPKVVEAIGRACESDGFFMVTNHGIPAAVVEGMLRVAREFFHLPESERLKCYSDDPKKAIRLSTSFNVRTEKVSNWRDFLRLHCYPLESFVDQWPSNPPSFREVVGTYATEARALALRLLEAISESLGLERSHMVAAMGRHAQHMAVNYYPPCPQPELTYGLPGHKDPNAITLLLQDGVSGLQVQRGGRWVAVNPVPNALVINIGDQMQALSNDRYKSVLHRVIVNSESERISVPTFYCPSPDAVIVPADALVDDGHPLAYRPFTYQEYYDEFWNMGLQSASSLDRFRPGGSIDQ